GAACGACAATGGTGCCGAACGAAATGcacgagaaaaaaaaagagagatatgtcTATTTCACTTACCTTTGATCTCTAAATTTTTGTGGTTCAATAAAATTCTTAGGTTGGTTCAATAAAACCTTCCCACTCCTCATTTTTCCCGTAAATTTTCTCCCTTTCAATCACATCTTTCAGTTATTACAACGCATGCTTCAATTCCCTTCAACAGAACTCATCTCCATTTTTCCCATAAAAAACAAAATAAACTCATCTCCAGTCATAAAATAATATACTGTTTTCTTATAACAATAAACGTTTTTTGAACAGATCAAGGTTGACAATATTGATGGCTTTCTACAACCAAATACTTTGATTGAAGATGTTTTATTACAACTCTAAAGAGCACCGCGTCTTCCCTGGAATCCTTCAAGCATGGCAAGATCGTATTGGAAGCACGGAGAACTTCATGAGTCCAAACTTACAGTGCACACCATTGCTCTCCCCACAGGCAAAGTAGTGAGGCTTCCTCTTCTTCAGCACAAACCGTAACCCATTCCCCCCTCCTTGCATGACATTCCCAACCAGCTTCGCCTTCTTGAAATCGCACGCCAGATAGCTTCGAAGATTCTTCATTAAGTACACACTGTGTGGGAATGTGGTATTGCTGGGAGGATCATACATGAACACTGCCATGAGCCACATCAATATATCGGTTAGCTCAACTTTCTTTCCATTAATAATGTTTTCCTTTGAATTTATCTAATGGCATTTGCAAATGCGAATCCAACAGGCTAAGTTAGTTTGAGGATCAGGTGAGACCAATATTGACCAACAAATTTCAATCTACTATgtaaaattcaagcatatattggGTTTGGTTCGGTTAGTTTGTGTTGTGGTTTAATAGGATTTTGACCTAAACTTTACATTAAATGTTGTAATCCAGCCAGGTTAGGTTGGTAAGCATTAGCATGGAACGATAGATTATGTTAGGATTAACTAGGGATGCCAATAGGTTAGGTTTGTGTGAGGCACACCTAAAATTTGAGTCTAAATCTTGGCAGGCTTGAATACAAAATTGTGTCACTAAGAGATTTTACCAACTCGGCAAATTAACACCCTCGAGATTTAATGTAATTAGACCCGGCTGCTTAAGCTTTTAAGACAATTATGACCTGACTTGACTCTAAATCAGGACTTTTAAGCCCAATCCAagtgtagagagagagaaagagatgggCATGTCTCACCTAGAGTATCATGTTGGTAGAAGGGCGCCTTTTTCAGAGCCCAATCAGTGTAATTGAAGCCAAATCGCCAGTGCTGGGAGTCTCCAACAACTATCCTTGCTGCATGGGAGCTCTCTGAGATGGATGCCAGCACAAGAAAGAATGCTCCTATGGTGAAACTAAATCCATATTTCAGAGACATCTCTAACTTGGAAACAGCTAGAGATCCCAAGGCAAGACAAACAATGGTTGAGATTGAGCAAGGGAGAGGAGAAAAGATGTCCTTATATAGAGAGGAGGTTAGTGGAACTTGAGTGCAAAAATAACCTATAGTTGTTGCCTGAACTCTAAAATCTTGTTCACAAAATTGTGGGTGGAATGTTTTCCGTTAAAGTTTCACTACTTGCGGACACAGGAGATAGTTGCCTCAAGAAGGATCAGGATCAGCGGCTAGTGTGGGTTGTTGGGTGGTGGACTTCTCCTATCTTTCGACATGTTTGCTTTCTTTAAAGGTTGACGTAGATTTGCCTAATCTTTGCTTGGAATAAAACCTCCTTTGACTACCCGTGTACACAACCACAACCATTACCCCTCTCAAGTGACTTGCTTGCCATATAAAGAGGTAAGCATGATTTCATAATCCATTAATGGGAAAATGTTAAAGATATCCATCTAGTCCGATATAGAAATCAGTGATGCTAACAGGCTAGGCTTTTGTTGAGCCCCAAACCCAGCATATCTCATTTAAGAGAAAGAGAAATTCTTGGTGCACTGCCCCGCAGCGATTGACCCAAGTGCGAGATCGAAGAGCagcacgaaaaaaaaaaaaataatattcggCTCCTCATCCGAGCCAATCATTATGGGTGCACAAAGAGTTTCtctaagagaaattctttgtgcactgcatgcATGCAGTGCAATAACAATACATCGCTCCTTCCCACTGAACCACGTAATCATGTTTTTCCATACAAATTAAATGCATCAGATATGCAAATTAAATACATCAgttttactttttgatttaaaattttaaataacaaaaatatacttctatttcaaaaaaattatgatatctcgaagtcgtttatgacataaatttttcaataataaaaatatttttttttatgattttttattttcaaaaagtgaTGATATATCTTCAGGATGTCATAACAGTCACAGAatgtcatataaattttttaatgatgaaaatatctttcccTCCTTATAACTTTCTgttttaaaaaatcataatatatcttcagAATATCACAAATAGGCTACGGGATGTTATAAACAGTCcatgggatgtcataattttttcaaaatagaaggatattttcatcattcaaaatttcaaatcaaaaagtGAAACTACAAGCATTTAATGAGCATTGGAAAGCAGAGGCTACGTGGTCCAATGGAATAGTGTAGTGCACTCCACATCAATTTTATTGCATTGCATGCGGTGCACAAAATATTTCTCCTGCAACGCCCAAGACTGGACATGGATTGATTACAAGAAAAATGTTTGGGCCAGGTGGGGCCCATTTGATGGCCAATTCAATGTACATATGGTCCAATCCAAGGTGGTGAAATGAAGTGCTTGAGCTTCTCCTCGAAAATTAGATGGACTCAAAGCGTTGGAAGTTAGGTGGTatgcaaaattctttgtgcaccacgggcggtatagaaaatctgatataaaatgcACTGTTTAATTGATTGGTCTATATAGCATTGTTTTCCAACACGCATTTAATGTCTGTAATTCTATTTttaagtttaaaaattttgaatgacgaaaatatctctgttctttgaaaaaaatcattacatcttatatccatattatgacatcctgtatgcagaaagtcataattttgatacataatatcataatatgtcacaggatgtcataatttttttcaaagagcagggtattttcatcattcagaatttttaaacgaaaaaatgaaACTGTAATATTAAATGCACGTTGAAAGTGATTAGATAAAAATACCccatctatattatgacatcctaaactatattatgacatcctgtatacaTGAAGCCATTATTTAACTTTAGATATCATAATAtactacagaatgtcataattttttggatcatattatgacatttcaCGTGTAAGAATTATAATATGCCacggaatgtcataatttttttaaaaaaataaatatttttttatataaaatttttaaataaaaaaataaaattaaatatatataaaaaataataattatataaattaattatataaaataattaattttatattaaattttttacctATCCGTAATGCACAAAAATTTCTCCTGATGGCAGCGGTTATGGTCGTTAGTGGGGGCTTCTTCAGATGGCATATCGAGAAAAGTCAAGGTAGGGCGATGCATCAACAATAGATCAAACAGGGACCGTAAGGAACGAAGCAAACAACAGATGGGGGTGGAAAGTGAGGAGACTAGGATTGCTCTTTTCTCCTCTCTGAATGTGgtcttattttttctaaataatatgcaATGCCACGATAGCTGATCGATTCACTTGgtaaataagtaattttaaatgATCGTTGATATACATTTGGAcagtatattatttattattattttttggctGAGTAAAAAAACTTTAAGTATCCTCTTGAGAGCCTATTTGGGTAATCTAATAGGATTTGGACTAAATTTCATACTAAATTCAAAGATTTGTAAGCTTATTTGAGGATCATCCATATCCACCCGATACTTCTCAATCCGAATCATGTGGACATTTCTTCCTACGGATTAATAAGCTGACATATTGAGATTTGGGCTGAGACTTTGATGTACCTTTGAAAGTTATCAAGCTGGATGAGCTAACAAAAAACTCAAGGAGTGCTTGATTTGCCATCagaattgaaatcgaaatggaaattaaaatagttttgaatcgaaatcgaaatggctAAATTCTTCGAAGTGCTTGAttcgtgatcggaatcgaaatcaaaatcagaatcggaatgaaaatttgaatccatagaggagagtaaggattgagttctatatagattcatcagtctcattttatttcaaaatcggAATAGAACTTTTCCAACTAAATGATTTGAATGAGAATCATTCATTTCTATTTCAATTCCAGATCTTCGTTCTTCCCAATCAATTACCCCTCCAATTCTTACAAGATGTTTATGTAGTAggcattaaaaaaatatgagggtCTTTGGCATCACTGAGAACCTTTAACCAAAAAAAAGGAATAGAAATATTAGCATCGTTAAGCATGGGAAAGCAAAGGAAGGaagccaccaaaaaaaaaaaaaaagggaagccaGATTTTCAAAATTTCCTCACTTCATAGGATGAGAAAAGTATCTAAGCAAATGAATTTTGAAGATAAGACTTACTTGCACGTGTCACCCCAACCAAACCCAACACCTAGCCAGGATTCAGACATTGACTGCGGACCTACTTGGCCCCCATTTGGTATCACCCAGGGATCTATCCAGCCAGAATTCAAATATTGAAACCGGCAGTGGTGTAAAGGGTGGTGCACGGTCTTGTCAGTCCGGTGGCAGCAGCGGTAGCAGAAGCCACTGCGGAGGGTGATCGGGAACGATGGGCGGGCGGACCATCTCCCAGCAGGCCTTCGATGCCCTCGTGACCGAGAACATGGACGACCTCGGCATGGACCCCGATGAGGCCCTCCAGGACgccatccaaaccctaaccctccaGGGCGTCGACCTCTCCGGTCTGTCTCCATTCTCCCTCTTCTTGTTTACTCTGGATAGATTTCTCCATTAGAtcatttttcccccttttttcttGGCGCCTCTTCATGTGGATCCCTACTGTAAGATTCTAATTGTTTCTTTGATCCGATCGGTCGAAATGTGGATTGATTTGAATCCCAAACCACTTGTGGAATTCTTCTATCACCAATTTGAGAATTCATCAAGTATTGTTGATCGCGATATAGATCATCGGTTTATGTCCATTTTTTGATGATTAGTTTTTTGGGTTTCTTTTTcggttttttttttcccttctcgaTTGTTGTAGAAAGGATTCTTTTTGACTTTGCATAAGAGAAGTTTCGCATTGGAGGTTATGTGTGGAGACACGTCTTGTAGCCTGACATTTGGCCCGCTTTCTTACTCTCCATCGTGTTTGAGTGTCATAGGGATTCTGATGCCTTGGGACATCAGAAGCCAAATTTGATGACATATAGCGCCAAGAAGCCAATTGAACTGTTTTTGTGGAATTCGGCCTTTGAAAGGCTaatttgataatttaaaaaaaaaaaagaattatacatGCATTTGTTATGTTGAGCTTGATATGAATTCGAGTGAAAAAGCCAAGTGAACTGTTTTTATCAAATTCGGTATTTTGAAATGTTAATTTTGATATTAAAGTTGAATCTTGCATGCATTTGATATATTGAGGTTGATACAAATTCGAACAAAAAGGTCCCATGTGGTGGACTGCTCTGACTTTGTGCATTGCCACGCTTCACACGTTATAGTGTATCCAACTGCTATGATGTAAGTCTCATAATGTGACACGGATTTAACCAgatcagatttaaaaataattctaaATAAAAGTACATATCTGTTTTTAGATAACTTTCAAAAAGAGATGAGATTATTGTATACCTTTAATTGCAATGACAAAAGTTGAATTTGTCTTTAGTTAATTTGTGTTGTTTTTAAGGGATCATTAAGTGCATTCCTGGAGTGAAAAATATAAAGGACAATCCTGTCATACAGTCACTAGAAGGGCTGAAGAACATTGCTGACCATTTGGTGGTGTCCAAGTCAGACGATCAGAGGGCTGTTACTGCTGATACGACTGTGGATCTTGACGAGCTGGTTCTGCTCATTGACAAACTGTACGACTTGTGCTCTGTTGAGGGATCGGATAATGCTTCCATTGCAACCAGGAATGGAGGAGTGGAGCTCCTAACTTCTATATGTTCTTTGCTTCATGTCAAATTTGAGATGCCGCTTGTTTCAGCTTTGAAAGCCATGAGTTCCCTTCTCCACGGTATGAGTATAGTATCTAACCTTTCATCTGAGTCTTAGATTCACTGTTTCATCTTTTGTCTTTCCCCTTTGACATGCTGATGTTATTTTgaatgcttcttcttcttcttcgtttgTGTATGTGTATCCAATGAGGTATCAGCATCTACTCTTTTGGCATATGAATcagaaagtcttttttttttttttgctcagtGTTGAAAATGATAGCTCAGATGATCTGTAATTATCAATGATACACCTAGTAGCTCTCACTGTTTGATCTAGCACGGAAGAACAGATCTATCATTGAATATGGTGTTATTAATGTTACATAGAAAAATTTGTTGATGAAAATCATGTTCCTGTATTTTCTTAGTATaaaggaaaaataaaatatagttgGGCTGTCTTATTACCATATAAAAGTTTGCCACTAAGCAATTAATTCCACATTTGCAATTTGGATTTAGATATTATCATGGTCATTACTTATCGGGAAGGAATGCACAGTTCAACCTGAAGCCTCAATTGTATATTACTATGATAGTTAAAAAATAGTGTGGTTTCATTTCCAAATTGATTGGAGAAAGGGCAGCACTGTATTTAGTTTGAATTTAAACATAACTTAATTATGGAGTATGAGTTATGATTTATGACCAATTCTTTTGATGTTATCTTGGTCTGCCACTTTCTTTCCAATATAGAAGTATGGAATGCACAATTTGATtcattttatgtctgatattcaaaatttattagTTTATGTTTATTGTTGTACAAGGATTAAAAAAAGTTCTATTCATCTGGGAGACCTTAGTAGGAGATAAACACGTATTTCCCtaaatatagacttgaccatattTCACATGATATAACTTACCCACCTGATCTTACTGACTTGAGAATTTCTGGTTGGGACTGATATTCAGATGTTTAACCTGTAACTATCTGAGCATGCATAAGCATTAGTTGCTGGTCAAAATTTGGTGAGCAATGCATTTTTACATTTGGCTGTTATTCACAGACGTTCAAAGCACGGAGACATTTCAGCAAAGTGGTGGGCCTAAAATTGTGATGGATATCCTGAATGGAAGTAAAAGTTCAAACATATTTGATAGTGGTTTCGCTGTCATTGCAACAGCATCAACAGGTAACGAAATTGTCAAGGAAGCATTCATGGATGTAAAAGTTGATGAGCTATTTATACAAGCAATGAGGGAGCAGGCTAAAGGCAGTATGCCGAACTTATGTCATGCCATACGTGCCCTTTTAACACCAGATGACAACCGTGTTTTGGCTTCTCAAGTAAGTCTTTGATTAACATTGATACTGTAGCATACATTAATGATCgcctcttgtctttgtcatttcTTTCCTTTCTGCTAACTTGTTAAGCCTCATAATGTGTGAAGATGATATTTTATACTGCAAGATACACAAGATTGTTTCAGATTAGTGCTGCATGGATATTGACATGAGAATTGGTTACAAATTAATTTCCAAATTTTTGACTCAACAagagggagaaaagaagataTGGGGATACATGggataaaatataatttcaaccAAATTATATATTTATGTCTTTGAACATTGTTTAaacattaaaatattaaaaatgatcTTGTTTGTTAAGATCTTTCAATATACATGTTTGTCATTCAAACATCATAATTAACTTATGGATAtaagaaaattaatattttgtaaACTTGTTTCGATAGTTACATCATTAAATCATCTTAAAAAGAACAAAAACTAACTCCTAACATCAAAATAGATGATCAAATTCATTGTTAAAAAAGTCCGATGCTTATCCAACCCTAAGAATGGCTCTAATGGAACATCATAGGTATCCAGGTGTCTGATATGTACCAAATTAGATGCATATCCAACATGGTTTTCAGTGCTAGATGCAAGTGTCCAGCTAACACAGTCTTTTGATACTTAAGACTTTGTCTTTGGTACATTTTTTGTGGTATTCAGGTAGTTATTTTTCTCTAGTTTTTCAGCAAAGGTAATTGATTTTCTGAAACACTATTTTGAGACTTCTTTATCAAAAAAAGGTTTTAACAAAGCTTGATCAGGTAGGGAAAGATAATATGAACATATATAGAAATTACTTAGGGAAAGAATTCTGGAATAGTTaaatttaaagaaaagaaaataatatttgctAGAATAACTAAATGCATTATAATGCATTTTTTTCTGCATGTGTTCTGGTACTTTAGTTGGTACCAATGAAGAACTTCAAGCTTTGAGACTGCTAAGAGAGATATGAATATTAAAAGAGACACAAAAAAATTATGTCTTTAAATTTTACAATCACTTCCTTTCGAAATCTCATAGCCTCAATAGGAAAAAAGTGGAGGTGAACATCAGCCAATAAAGAAAATGCCAAACTATGAAACAAATCCATATCTGCAAATTGTTAGTGCCAGCATGTTCCTTATGAAAAATAGCATAGATGATGCTTATTTAGTTAAATACAGCATAGATGATGCTTATGCAATTATCTGAGTATACCAAATCCTAGATTTGGAACTTGAGAATGTTTCATCTTGATCAATCTTTGGGAAACTTATGAGCAGTCAGAAAAACAAGTGTTCTACAACATTCAACATATAATTCAATATGAGCATGTCCAATTGTCCATCTAAGTACATCAGTGGACACTTGTGGCCTCTTGCATGATGACAAATGTCAGAGGGAGCTCAATTTAATAAGAATTTTCTTTAGATGCTCACCTATATGATCACTTGTTGGATACATGTGAATTTGCGTGACTTCCTCATGACAGAGATCAATTGCTTCCTAAGCTGCAAAACCTAAATATTTGATATTTAGTTTACTGGTCCcaataaaagaggaatattaaaggattaaaatccaaataaattaaatgtttataattttatttcacATGCACAAGCACACATATCTATCCACTTGTTGTATAGGTAACGGGCCTCCAAGATATGTATTTTTTGATCCTATGCAGTTTAGATATTGCACATTATGATCAATAGTATGGATTTTCATTTTAAAAGGGCTATCATTAATTAACATGGGAAGCATTTGGGATCAACTTATTCAAAAAAGCATTCTGTCTTTACTATCTGTGTTTGTTCTGTAGTTACCAAGTGTTTAAGTACTACTTCATACGGAGGGTCAACTTACTGTGACGTGCCCACCCGGTCATGGGCTATCATGGTGCAGTACCATATTTATCCAGTCATGCACCCAACCATACAAGTCACCAAGTTAAGACTATTGTCGCTATTACCTATTATTGTAGATGAGCGATTCAAAATTCTTTTGAAacattgatattaataaaatgaaGTTATGTATAAAGAAAAGTagttattgaatataatttaatagaAATTCATTAAAAATGTTTCATTTTCATCATCATATTTGTCAAAAAATAATTGCTGTTTAACTCTTCTACACAAACAAGCACCACAAGCATATTCATTTTAAAAAGGTTTTGTGAGTGGTGAactttttttccttttatatttATCTGAAGTGAATAAATGGTTATATGATGAGTGTCTATGATACATTAATTTCTTCATTGTTAAATTCAAGCATGATCAAAATATGATGCCCAAAGATAAGCATGACCATAACCATTAAAGCATTTCAATCATCAGTTGTCTGGTGTTATCTTCCTTTTTAAGCAGATAATTAGTGAAATTTTCAATTCAATGCACTTATGGAATTTATAAGAGAGGAATCTTGTGAACCTTTTGTCCTAGCTGATGCTAATTCttggattaaggtctataaaaggtATCCCTAAACAATCACTTGTTCTAAGTTGTCCAAAGGTACAAGTACAGCATGTTTTCTGTAtgttaaatttagattattatttAAAGGCCTTAAAAAAAGATTGGTACTTTTCTTGCTTCATTGACTATTATATTTAAACTAATTCCATAAATGATTTATCTTTCCTGCCTTTGTCTTTAGTTATAAAATTGTTATTAATTTGCTAAACAATATTGCAACAAGGTTATGTTGATTCTGCATTAATTTATTTCCATAGAAATTGAGAGGCATAATATATTCATAGAATTAGAATTAACTAAGGCATTTGATAGCCAGGTCTATGGATATGCTCGAAGATTTGCTCAAATTGGTATTGCAGATGCTCTTGTTGATGCACTTCGCAAGGGAATCACTTCATCCAGTTTAGCTTCAGCATGCTCCGCTTTAAAGGCTCTTGCTGTCAATGTAAGTTTGCTAGTCTCATGAAAAGATAAATTTAAACATCCACGCATTCATATATCCCAATCACTTAAATAGTTACTTGAACATCTTTTCTATGGGAGGACAAATATTCTTGTACATGATTTGTTATCTATAACTTCAAGTTGTCAATTATTACTATGACACATGGATATGGATACCTATTACAGATATGACACTTTGTGGATGTGCCAATGGGGCAAATCTTGAAAAGGTAGATGATGCAACTAGGACATAATGATGAACAAATAGATAGAGAagtatgtataaaatataataggTTATTAAAGTAGCATAGTCTATACTTTCCATAATAGCATTTACATCCACGAACTCCATTTAATCATAAGTCAAAGCAATAGATTATAATGGGTTCTCCATACAAACTATTGACATCATAAACTCCAAAAATTAATCACTCTTCATTAGAATGTTAAAAAAAAAGCCCTAGCCCTCATCCCTATAGGTATTAGGGAAGTATTCAAGCATATCCAGTACGTATCTAGAGCCTTTTTAAAATTTGaggaaaaaaatatattcaaaaaggcATCCATGACATATCCTAGAAGTATCTTAGAAGGATCAATAAATGATAACAATCATATAATGTTTACATAGAATGACATATTGTATGACAATGTTTTAAAGGATTTAAGTGGTGCAAGGGAGGGCAAGCAGCACCTAGGGGCCAAGTAGATGTCCAAGTGTCAAGGCAAcccaaattaattaattataaaaaataaatatggggAGAAATGTTTATAAAAAATCAAAACCAAGTAGATGAAACATATCAAATGAGATGCAATAAGTGAATGGAAGTACCAGCTTGACAACAATGATAATAGTTTATAAATTGACATCATCCCCAATAGACATGATGCAAAATGTTGAGTAATTAGGCTGTCTAGGCAGTCAAGTCACGCCAACTAGGAAGCCAAGGCAGCTATCTTGTTATGCAGATTAAACTTCATTTTTgcagtttcatatgcatgaaataatAGATGGATGAGCATATCAACATAAAAAACCAAACTATGCTTAGTGATACATCAAGTTATGTCTTGGACTTGGACAATCCGCACAGGTCATATTTGAGCTAGGTTATCTGCTCAACGGCTAACTTTAAGCATTCAAGAGGAGTCAGTATACTAGGCTATATGAAATTGTATACATTAAAATATAGAATTCCTGCTTGTTTGCATTCTTTCATTCATTTTTAATAGTGTTTGATGC
This genomic window from Elaeis guineensis isolate ETL-2024a chromosome 13, EG11, whole genome shotgun sequence contains:
- the LOC105060600 gene encoding LOW QUALITY PROTEIN: uncharacterized protein (The sequence of the model RefSeq protein was modified relative to this genomic sequence to represent the inferred CDS: inserted 1 base in 1 codon), with protein sequence MGGRTISQQAFDALVTENMDDLGMDPDEALQDAIQTLTLQGVDLSGIIKCIPGVKNIKDNPVIQSLEGLKNIADHLVVSKSDDQRAVTADTTVDLDELVLLIDKLYDLCSVEGSDNASIATRNGGVELLTSICSLLHVKFEMPLVSALKAMSSLLHDVQSTETFQQSGGPKIVMDILNGSKSSNIFDSGFAVIATASTGNEIVKEAFMDVKVDELFIQAMREQAKGSMPNLCHAIRALLTPDDNRVLASQVYGYARRFAQIGIADALVDALRKGITSSSLASACSALKALAVNDEICKSISENGGIDATLKCIDDSREHNNKITARACCSLLSKLAGSDANKNAIVQKGGLDRLMKLSSRFSEDPSVLQEVMSIVAVLSLRSPENAXRAIEAGAGDLAIQAMKKFPASYQMQRQSCLMIRNLVVRNPENRTLLLGNGIENLIRKAKGRHEICKDAATAALRDLGLNDYNA
- the LOC105060601 gene encoding uncharacterized protein, with the protein product MSLKYGFSFTIGAFFLVLASISESSHAARIVVGDSQHWRFGFNYTDWALKKAPFYQHDTLVFMYDPPSNTTFPHSVYLMKNLRSYLACDFKKAKLVGNVMQGGGNGLRFVLKKRKPHYFACGESNGVHCKFGLMKFSVLPIRSCHA